The Paenibacillus sp. 481 DNA window TTCCTCGCGGTTTGGTACGAAGCTTGTTGCTACGAATTCCCCTTTTTCCCACAAGCAAAACGCTTCGCTTGAAATCGCATCGTAGAGCCATTGTCTAGCGTTAACATCGTGGAACACGCTAGATTCATTGCCGTTAAGCAGTATATAATCTGCCCCCTGCTCGATCTGTTCTATTTTTGTGGCAGCATCATTCGGTGCTGCTGATACGCTCGTCGTCAGGCCAAATGTGAGCAGGCTTGGCGTATGAATCACTTCCACCTGATCAAGCCAAGGCCTGTAGCCGAAATATTGCTCGAAAGCCTCCAGCTTCACGAAGGTATCCGATATGCTCGCCAAGCGAAATGCCCCTGTCCCTGGCGGTATACCCTTTTCTCCCTTTTCGATCCACTGGTACGGTACAATGGACAGCTTCGGGCTGCACAATAATCGTGGAAATACATAACTGCATTTTTTAAGCTGTACGACTAACGTAAAGTCATCTTCAATTAACATGCGTTCGAACGGAATGAACGTGTTGTATACTTTTTCGGCCCGCTTGAGTGTTGCCATCACATCTTTGCTTGTGACACGCGAACCATCATGGAAGCGGACCCCCTTTCGCAGCAAGATTCGCCACGTGATCCCATCTTCAGAATCGATAGCGCGGGCAAGGTTAGGTGCGGGCTGTTGAGAATGGATATCGAATTTGAATAGTGTCTCAAATAGTTGTTCGACAAAATGAGCATCATGCCTTGAAATCGTATAGACCGGATCGAGCACGAGGCGCGTATCGGGATGCGGGTAACGAAACACATCCAGCGGTTTTTTATCCTGTACGATGTGTTGCAGACCATAAGCATCTTCGATAAGGCATTTGATTTCTTCATCTTGGAACAATCCATGTTCGGAGATCAGTTGAAACGCTTTAGGGAAATCTCCTTTCTTCAATAAAGAGTGAAAATAGCGGTGAATGATTTCAGCTTGGCTCTTCTTAAGTAGAAGACGTGGTTTCTTTCCCCTCCCCTGAAAAGACGTCCAGTGAACGTCGCCCTGCTGATGAAGTTGCTTAAGTATGGTCTTCGTATAGCGGGTGGAGCAGTGAAATAACGCTGCCAGCTCTTCAACCCCAGTCTCGACTTCGACCTCATGAGGAAAATGTCTGGCAAGCTCAAGCAAATAAAGATACATGCTTATCCTCCTAAAAGGTGAACTAACACTCAAAAGTCATCACTTTTTGTTCCTATTTATTTATTTTACACTAATCGTAACATCAAGGGAGGAAAAACATGTATGACAAATCAATCATTGCACCAGTACCGGAATTTCAATGTGCTCTATGCAGGCATGCTGATCATGACGATGGCCAGCCAGATTTACAGCTTTGTCCTGCCGCTATTTATTTATGAATGGTCCCAATCTGCGTTAGCGATGAGCACGATGCGAGTGATGGATTTTGCGCCTAACGTATTGCTAGGCATGCTTGCGGGCGCGGTAGTCGATCGGATGAACCGCCGGAAAATGATGATGTGGGCTAGTGGTATACAAGCGGTACTGGCTACGATCTTAGTTGTGCTCATTTGGCTCAATACTCTGCATTTGTGGCAGTTATATTTGTTCGGGTTTATGTTGTCGACGGTAAGCTACACTTTTTTCAATGCAAAAAATGCAATTGTGCCACAGCTGTTTCCACGCGAGAGGCTAACGGACATACAGGCCCAATTTTCCATGCTAGGAACTGTCTTCTCGGTTATTGGCCCCTCGATTGCCGGATTTCTTATTATTTGGCTCGCTTACGAGTGGCTGTTCATCATTTATGCGCTATGCCTTTGTCTCGTATGGGGAATCGTATTTCTGCTAGATCCCGTGCCATCGCCTGAAAGCGAGTCCACGCAAAATATTTGGCAGGATATGAAAGAAGGGGTCAGCGAGCTGTTTGGCAATAAGACATTGCTTACACCCACTTTGGCCATTTTATTTATTAATTTTGCGACAAGCTTGGTCATCGGAGTACTTATTTTTTATGTAGTGGATCAACTAGGAGCAACTTCTAAGGAAGTCGGCTGGATGTTCTCCATCTCTGCGATCGGAGGCATTGCCGGAGCTAAAGGAATCAAGCTGCTGCGTAAAAAATGGACAAGAGGCGCTATTTTTTACGCCATGCTCTGTGTAGATACAATCATACTCGGTTTATTTTTCTTTGCAGTAAACTGGTGGCAGCTCGCCATTCTCCTCGCATTCCGGGCATTCACTACCGTCAACGTTAATATTATTTATTTGGCGATTCGTCAGGAGTCTACGCCTAATCATTTACTTGGACGTGTCGCGGGCACCTCTTCCATGTTGATGAAGCTGATGCTGCCGCTTGGCTTACTCGTTTCAGGCCTATGGGCTGAGTATTTACCAATTCCGTATATATTTCTAATATCAAGTACTATTATCGCATTTCTTGCCATCGGTCTATCCAAGAGCTCATTTCGAACGACTCCATAAGTGAATCACAACTGCATTCTCATTGAAGATATGAAATAACGAGCAAATAAAAGGCGCTCCATGTCTGGATGCGCCTTTGTACAAATTCGATGATTAAGCCAATCTGAGATAAAGATTTTAAAGTTACCATAAAGATTGCATTCCTCCTATCAAAGCTGTATTGTGCAAAGAAGATTAGATGTGTTAATATTTACCTCAAAGTTCCCCCTCTTCTATGTTTTTTGCACAGAAAACGAAATGAAGTCTGTAGCTTAGGGGAATTTTATTTTTTTGAGCTGGGTTTCTTTTTGAAACACAAGTTACTAAATACGGTTAGGGGTGATAGATGATAGGTTCGATTGATTGAAGTAAGTATCCGCCAACTTAAGAGTAGACTTCATCGTACACAAAAGCTATCTAGTAGGGAATACGCATGAACTGCCTTAGTTCAAAAGGAGGAATTTGAAATGAAAAAAACGGTTAACAAGCTAGTCGTCACAATGGCAATGGTGATTGGAGCTTTACTGTTATTACCTATTACCGCTTTTGGAGCTCTATCTACCCCCACTTTACAAGTTAGTGCCTCTCAAGCAACCTGTACGTTAAATTGGAATGGGATCAGTGGTGCCACGGGGTATGATGTGTTTCGCAACGGCACTTGGTATCAATGGACATCCTCTTTATCTTATACTGATTCAGGATTAACGAACGGAACGACGTATACGTACACCGTTGCCGCGCAAAATGCAACGACTACACCGATCACGACTTCTCCACAAAGCGCTGTCAAAACTTGCACCCCAGCAGCAGGCGGCATCTCATTAACGGCTCCAACATTAAATGTAAGCACATCCAATGGATTTTGCACCTTAAGTTGGAATTCGGTTCACGGCGCCACGGGATATGATATCTACCGCAATGGTAGCTGGTATCAATGGACATCCTCTTTATCTTATAACGATTCAGGATTAACGAACGGAACGACGTATACGTACACCGTTGCTGCACAAAATGCAACAACAAAGCCGGTCACAACTTCCCCACATAGCGCCAGTAAATCGTGCAAGCCATCTGCCGGAAACGGTGGCGGTGGATTTGTCGTTTCTGAAGCACAATTCAACCAGATGTTCCCTAACCGCAACTCATTTTATACGTACTCCGGTTTAGTAGCCGCCCTATCCGCTTATCCTGCATTTACAAATACGGGAAGCGATACGATCAAAAAACGTGAGGCAGCCGCTTTTCTAGGAAACGTTGCCCAGGAATCCGGACATTTACGATACATCACTGAATTAGATGTAAGAAACCACCCGAAATATTGCCTAATTTCGAATACGCAGTACCCATGCGCTCCGGGCAAGCAGTACTACGGTCGCGGACCGATCCAATTGAGCTGGAACTATAATTATGGCGCGGCTGGTGCAGCTTTAGGCCTCCCGCTTCTTACCAATCCAGATTTGGTCGCAACGGATTCCTCTGTTGCTTGGAAAACGGCCTTGTGGTTCTGGAACACACAGAGTGGCGCTGGAAGAATGACTCCGCATCACGCAATCGTTAACAATGCGGGATTTGGTGAGACGATCCGGTCTATCAACGGCACGGTAGAATGTAACGGCAAAGAACCTGACAAAGTGAATAATCGCATTAAATATTTCACGAACTTCGCCAATTTGCTTGGCGTCTCTACAGGCGACAAGCTGGGCTGCTAGTTCAGATATCTAGTATAGAGAACGTCATAATAACTTTATTAGTAGTCAATGTTGTCTGAACAGGCTCGGTTAGGTGCTTCTATGGTGCCCTCCGCTAGCCTGTTCTTTTTGTGTGCGGATTTGGAAACCCGATCACACTCTTAGTCCCTAGTCGCACTCGGATGGCAAATTTGCTTATTTACTTATTAATGAAGAGATGAACGCGTAATTTCGATATGATACAGTACTATATAATGAATACATTGTAAAGCTATATGTTGACTATGTGCGTGTAGTCAGCTATTCTGAATAAAGAGTTTTAACTTGAAGGAGCGGCGGAAGAAAAGGAATTCCTTTTCTTCCGCTATTCTTGTTCTAACATAATTGGAAAGGCGTGTACTAGTAATGAATGAATATCGAATTTTACTCTTTTATAAATATATTCCGATTCCCGAGGCTGAGGCCTTTGCTGCAGAACATTTGCAGTATTGCAAAGAGCTTGGAATAAAAGGTCGGATTTTGATTGCTGACGAAGGAATCAACGGAACGCTTTCCGGCACCGTGGAACAGACAGAGCAATATATGGCGGATATGCGCAACAACCCCCTATTTGCCGACATGGTCTATAAAATCGATGAAAGTGAAGGCCATGCTTTTAAGAAGCTATTTGTTCGTTATAAAAAAGAGTTGGTCACGCTTCGTTACAATAAAGAGCTCAATCCGCACACGGATGGCGGCCAAAGGTTGAGTCCAGTTGAGTTCTATGAATATATGCAAAGAGACGACGTCATTATTTTGGATGGAAGAAATGGATATGAATACGATCTTGGTCATTTCCAGAACGCCATTAGATCCGATGTGGATTCGTTCCGCGAATTCCCAGAATGGATTAGAGAAAATTTAGCTGATCATAAAGATAAACATGTTCTTACTTACTGTACGGGTGGAGTTCGATGTGAAACGTTGACTGCCGTGCTCTTAAATGAAGGCTTTAAAGATGTGTACCAATTGGATGGCGGTATCGTCACGTATGGTAAAGACCCACAAACGCAAGGCAGAGGCTTTGATGGGAACTGTTATGTATTCGACGAACGTATCTCGGTACGCATTAATCAAACCGAAGAAAATATTATTGTCGGTAAGTGCCATCATTGCAGCGAGCCAACTGACCGATATATCAATTGCGAAGATGACACATGCCATCTACAGCACCTTTGCTGTGATAAATGTGATGCTGAATTCCAAGGATATTGTTCGACGGATTGCCATGAACACGATATGGCTGCCTCTAGCTAATTCGCACCGCATCTAATCAATGAGATAAACATAAACCAGTCATAACACAACAAGTGTTAGACTGGTTTTTTGTTTATTATCCTGTTAATCCCGAGTACCTCAAGGCACTAGCTTATCGTTCACACCCCTTCGCACAAAAAGAGTAAACAACTAAGCGACCATTCTTGCTTCAAAGCGATGTACCGTAAAATGAAAGGATCTATATTCAAACCGCGCCTGTGTCGCTGTCGAATAAGCACTCACTACATGCAGAACTTCTGGCTCTCCTTGAACAAGACTGATAACCTCGTCTACTTCCCCATTCACATATGCCGCTGCAAGTGCACTCAGCCTAGATTGAGCTTCTTCCTCAAGTACAGGAGATTCATGTTCAACGTCATACTCCACAGCTTGAAGTGCTTTACGCGCACGATGATAGGCAGCCTTT harbors:
- a CDS encoding ABC transporter substrate-binding protein, translated to MYLYLLELARHFPHEVEVETGVEELAALFHCSTRYTKTILKQLHQQGDVHWTSFQGRGKKPRLLLKKSQAEIIHRYFHSLLKKGDFPKAFQLISEHGLFQDEEIKCLIEDAYGLQHIVQDKKPLDVFRYPHPDTRLVLDPVYTISRHDAHFVEQLFETLFKFDIHSQQPAPNLARAIDSEDGITWRILLRKGVRFHDGSRVTSKDVMATLKRAEKVYNTFIPFERMLIEDDFTLVVQLKKCSYVFPRLLCSPKLSIVPYQWIEKGEKGIPPGTGAFRLASISDTFVKLEAFEQYFGYRPWLDQVEVIHTPSLLTFGLTTSVSAAPNDAATKIEQIEQGADYILLNGNESSVFHDVNARQWLYDAISSEAFCLWEKGEFVATSFVPNREERPLSKRSVRPKPDIPWSTIRILVQQIRPGVNHLREAEVLERLLLSHGLQCSIQLVSYEDRHREIGDSYDSFDCFVGGIALRNDVIVSALMMLQAKENYFMLSLPEQDQEYVSSLLNKLHREPFDEKKVQLLFEEVESFFTGRAILKFLTHRRHALYVSEHSPFYNIQIDAHGKIDYRSIVKRYD
- a CDS encoding MFS transporter, coding for MTNQSLHQYRNFNVLYAGMLIMTMASQIYSFVLPLFIYEWSQSALAMSTMRVMDFAPNVLLGMLAGAVVDRMNRRKMMMWASGIQAVLATILVVLIWLNTLHLWQLYLFGFMLSTVSYTFFNAKNAIVPQLFPRERLTDIQAQFSMLGTVFSVIGPSIAGFLIIWLAYEWLFIIYALCLCLVWGIVFLLDPVPSPESESTQNIWQDMKEGVSELFGNKTLLTPTLAILFINFATSLVIGVLIFYVVDQLGATSKEVGWMFSISAIGGIAGAKGIKLLRKKWTRGAIFYAMLCVDTIILGLFFFAVNWWQLAILLAFRAFTTVNVNIIYLAIRQESTPNHLLGRVAGTSSMLMKLMLPLGLLVSGLWAEYLPIPYIFLISSTIIAFLAIGLSKSSFRTTP
- a CDS encoding glycoside hydrolase family 19 protein; amino-acid sequence: MKKTVNKLVVTMAMVIGALLLLPITAFGALSTPTLQVSASQATCTLNWNGISGATGYDVFRNGTWYQWTSSLSYTDSGLTNGTTYTYTVAAQNATTTPITTSPQSAVKTCTPAAGGISLTAPTLNVSTSNGFCTLSWNSVHGATGYDIYRNGSWYQWTSSLSYNDSGLTNGTTYTYTVAAQNATTKPVTTSPHSASKSCKPSAGNGGGGFVVSEAQFNQMFPNRNSFYTYSGLVAALSAYPAFTNTGSDTIKKREAAAFLGNVAQESGHLRYITELDVRNHPKYCLISNTQYPCAPGKQYYGRGPIQLSWNYNYGAAGAALGLPLLTNPDLVATDSSVAWKTALWFWNTQSGAGRMTPHHAIVNNAGFGETIRSINGTVECNGKEPDKVNNRIKYFTNFANLLGVSTGDKLGC
- the trhO gene encoding oxygen-dependent tRNA uridine(34) hydroxylase TrhO translates to MNEYRILLFYKYIPIPEAEAFAAEHLQYCKELGIKGRILIADEGINGTLSGTVEQTEQYMADMRNNPLFADMVYKIDESEGHAFKKLFVRYKKELVTLRYNKELNPHTDGGQRLSPVEFYEYMQRDDVIILDGRNGYEYDLGHFQNAIRSDVDSFREFPEWIRENLADHKDKHVLTYCTGGVRCETLTAVLLNEGFKDVYQLDGGIVTYGKDPQTQGRGFDGNCYVFDERISVRINQTEENIIVGKCHHCSEPTDRYINCEDDTCHLQHLCCDKCDAEFQGYCSTDCHEHDMAASS